Proteins found in one candidate division TA06 bacterium genomic segment:
- a CDS encoding DNA internalization-related competence protein ComEC/Rec2: MDRTPALKVFLLFSLGILATSAVSIPIIFAVLAVIIFLFLTFVFRSKERISQVWLALLIISAGFLGYQFRISVKNCQWQEGRQQIAMVQVVSEPQSSEGRYRFTAQVLSYLDSSDVWRPADFKVLARSVPDPEHIPDYGELLLVQGKWNLLPQRRNPGGFDYRAYLDRSEVRGSLSLEHIRLAETGRGGWLMPKVVIPARQYIRGLSDKYLQCDEKALLLGLALGERSGLSARVQEAFSNTGTTHVLAVSGLHVVLVAFILFLVLRIVRVPRRWAALGTCTGLVFYTLLTGSPPSIVRAAIMAIAVLLGGLFERQGNGLNMLGLAGLLILFFWPQSLFDVGFQLSFAATAGILALTRPIQNQLFRITENEVLREWLLLPLAVSLAAQIFTAPFLAYHFHKIPTISLLANLVVVPTTNLLLALGLLMSMLYPLGSWVVWPLAASAYAASWISLKSVELFDMVKFGVITWPRPDLSQTLIYTTTLIIIFNFNKIKKIRFVIIVFLLTVLNIFIWSKTFVTVDKLKVTYLDVGQGDAALIQFPNGKTILIDAGPSQEKFDSGQRTIYPFLKYQGLNNIDLSIISHGDADHAGGFSHLLSHVNIKKLMISGHQCDQPLFLSAMEAAVKSKTDIDTLWGYDTLSGISPARGFVFCQRDSASDANESSIVCFIQYGQKSFLFTGDMGPQLEDTLYAKCLLPKCTVLKVPHHGSHINNSPAVISAISPEIAVIQVGQNNRFGHPSPEVVEGYQAAGAKIYRTDEQGAIEMETDGSRLVVKTMVE, encoded by the coding sequence ATGGACAGAACTCCGGCCCTGAAAGTGTTCTTATTGTTTTCCCTCGGGATACTGGCCACTTCGGCGGTTAGTATCCCGATTATTTTTGCCGTTCTGGCGGTGATTATCTTTCTTTTTCTGACGTTTGTTTTCCGGTCCAAAGAAAGAATTTCACAGGTTTGGCTGGCGCTGCTGATCATTTCCGCCGGATTTTTGGGTTATCAGTTCAGAATCTCGGTCAAAAACTGCCAGTGGCAGGAGGGAAGGCAGCAGATAGCCATGGTACAGGTGGTTTCCGAGCCGCAATCCAGCGAAGGCCGGTACCGCTTCACCGCCCAAGTGCTTTCCTATTTAGACAGCAGCGATGTCTGGCGGCCGGCCGATTTCAAGGTTTTAGCACGTTCAGTCCCAGACCCTGAGCATATACCCGATTACGGTGAATTATTGTTAGTGCAGGGTAAATGGAACCTTCTGCCCCAAAGAAGGAATCCCGGAGGTTTTGATTACCGGGCTTACCTGGATCGCAGCGAGGTCCGGGGTTCTCTCAGCCTAGAGCACATAAGACTGGCAGAGACCGGCCGGGGCGGTTGGTTGATGCCAAAAGTGGTGATCCCGGCACGGCAGTATATCCGAGGTCTATCTGATAAATATTTGCAGTGCGACGAGAAGGCCCTGCTGTTGGGTCTGGCTTTGGGCGAGCGCAGCGGCCTTTCGGCCAGGGTGCAGGAAGCCTTCTCCAATACCGGAACCACCCATGTTTTGGCGGTCTCCGGCCTGCATGTGGTGCTGGTGGCCTTCATCTTGTTCCTGGTGCTGAGAATAGTCCGGGTTCCCCGGCGCTGGGCGGCTTTGGGGACCTGCACCGGACTGGTGTTCTATACTCTTTTGACCGGATCGCCGCCATCCATTGTCCGGGCCGCCATCATGGCTATAGCAGTATTGCTGGGAGGGCTGTTCGAAAGGCAGGGGAACGGCCTAAACATGCTGGGCCTGGCCGGGCTTTTGATCCTGTTCTTTTGGCCCCAATCGCTGTTTGACGTGGGTTTCCAGCTTTCCTTCGCCGCCACCGCCGGGATACTGGCTTTGACCCGGCCCATCCAAAATCAGTTGTTTAGGATCACAGAGAACGAAGTTCTGAGGGAATGGCTGCTATTGCCCCTGGCGGTATCCCTGGCCGCCCAGATATTCACCGCCCCTTTCCTGGCTTACCATTTCCACAAGATACCTACCATATCACTTTTGGCCAACCTGGTGGTGGTACCGACCACCAACCTGCTTTTGGCCCTGGGGCTTTTGATGTCCATGCTGTATCCTTTGGGCAGTTGGGTGGTATGGCCGCTGGCCGCCTCGGCTTACGCCGCCAGCTGGATATCCTTGAAATCGGTGGAGCTGTTCGACATGGTCAAATTCGGAGTCATTACCTGGCCAAGGCCTGATTTAAGTCAAACTTTAATTTATACCACAACATTAATTATAATTTTTAACTTTAATAAGATTAAGAAGATACGATTTGTAATTATTGTATTTTTATTGACTGTTTTGAACATATTCATCTGGTCTAAGACATTCGTAACTGTTGATAAACTAAAGGTAACTTATCTGGATGTAGGGCAGGGTGACGCCGCTTTGATCCAATTTCCCAACGGTAAAACCATTCTGATAGACGCCGGACCCAGCCAGGAGAAGTTTGACTCCGGCCAGCGGACCATATACCCGTTCCTGAAGTACCAAGGTCTTAATAACATTGATCTGTCCATCATCAGCCACGGGGACGCAGACCATGCCGGAGGGTTTTCCCACCTGCTTTCACATGTCAATATAAAGAAACTGATGATTTCTGGCCACCAGTGCGACCAACCCTTGTTCCTATCAGCTATGGAGGCTGCAGTCAAGTCCAAGACCGATATCGATACCCTGTGGGGCTACGATACCTTGTCCGGCATCTCTCCCGCCCGGGGTTTCGTCTTCTGTCAAAGGGACTCGGCATCGGACGCCAACGAGTCTTCCATAGTCTGTTTCATCCAATACGGGCAGAAGTCTTTCCTGTTCACCGGGGACATGGGCCCGCAGTTGGAGGACACCTTGTATGCCAAATGCCTTTTGCCCAAATGCACGGTACTGAAGGTCCCGCACCACGGCTCGCACATCAATAATTCACCGGCGGTGATCAGTGCCATCAGCCCTGAGATAGCCGTGATCCAAGTGGGCCAGAACAACCGTTTCGGGCATCCTTCGCCGGAGGTGGTGGAAGGCTACCAGGCAGCCGGGGCCAAGATCTACCGGACGGATGAGCAAGGTGCGATTGAGATGGAGACGGATGGGAGCAGGCTGGTTGTGAAGACGATGGTGGAGTGA
- a CDS encoding tetratricopeptide repeat protein → MAKVDQIRTKAAEFFQKGDYAKAVLEYKKVLELEPGNASVYNFIGDAFVKLNNIDEAVTNYMEAAKGYGNDALYNNAIAVCKKILRSRKDDPEIYKMLGDLYIQQGLINEAITNLLEYSERKIKEGKPDLAFPVYHQIVELNPQNLAIRSKLADMYLSQKRVPEAIEEFTKLAQAYRENGRMIEAEAIDAKVRSMKGETAAPSAVAPAPAPEIRPQQVIDELTHHANPEIQLEVPPQREKPAMDIPTLSIQREPEKPAAPEPPKQDWATNVELGDLLVEIGSTQEALDQYHTAANGYLGDGNISKSIAIYKKIAELQPLELRSRQKLVEISLQANQPEAMVDAYLGLAECLYRRELKEQAAAVYQKVLEIDPVNETALESLSLLLPEMPEGAMDTPSFQAQPEPKAPPQPIAPPAAPAPSISIQPPSISIKPPSINIQSPVPETAPAASASFDFSSIQPAISPQMEPAAPETPSWQMPVQEPGTGLSDQGFMHSQPSEEQEEEHSHLTSEPHGGQPAQDDNVHWGREMVEGGRQSRVKFSVADDDQSQTPQAQEEYLSLNDILAEFKEGVYQSIKQEDFQGHYDLGIAYKEMGLVQEAIAEFQISSKGDKERLKSFEMLGICFMERGEYKFAIRQMERGLATPGFEEEAYMGLRYNLAQSYESVGEIDNAIKAYEEIYSADVSFKDVAQKLQQLKPAAAAPDPKPAPAQPVKAPLPAPPPPRPAAQPVPQPTQAPLQAQPASLPPRPAVPPAMPRPAPAAPQPQFQPPSPPAPLPAAPPRPSIAQPQPQMHAPTAAAPAPRPAPPQPAAPAYAPQPPARPQEEMPSAEMDTSPKPKPIPSKLKKPEKQRISYV, encoded by the coding sequence GTGGCAAAAGTTGATCAAATAAGGACCAAGGCAGCCGAATTCTTCCAAAAGGGAGATTACGCCAAGGCGGTGCTGGAGTACAAGAAGGTGTTGGAGCTGGAGCCCGGCAACGCCAGCGTGTACAATTTCATCGGCGATGCCTTCGTCAAGCTCAACAACATTGACGAGGCGGTGACCAATTACATGGAAGCCGCCAAGGGGTACGGCAACGATGCTCTGTACAACAACGCCATCGCGGTCTGCAAAAAGATCCTCCGCAGCCGGAAGGACGATCCCGAAATATACAAGATGCTGGGTGATCTCTACATTCAGCAGGGACTGATCAACGAAGCCATCACCAACCTGCTGGAGTACTCGGAACGCAAGATCAAGGAAGGTAAGCCCGATCTGGCTTTCCCGGTATATCATCAGATAGTAGAGCTCAACCCCCAGAACCTGGCCATCCGTTCCAAACTGGCCGACATGTATCTTTCCCAAAAACGGGTGCCCGAAGCCATAGAAGAATTCACCAAGCTGGCCCAGGCCTACCGGGAGAACGGCCGGATGATAGAGGCCGAGGCCATTGACGCCAAGGTCCGCAGCATGAAGGGCGAGACAGCCGCGCCCAGCGCCGTTGCTCCGGCCCCGGCCCCCGAGATCCGGCCCCAGCAGGTGATAGATGAACTGACCCACCATGCCAATCCAGAAATCCAGTTGGAAGTCCCGCCCCAGCGGGAAAAACCGGCAATGGATATTCCTACTCTGTCCATCCAGAGAGAGCCGGAGAAACCGGCCGCGCCGGAACCACCAAAACAGGACTGGGCCACCAACGTGGAATTGGGAGATCTGCTGGTGGAGATCGGCTCCACCCAGGAGGCCCTGGACCAGTATCATACCGCGGCCAATGGTTATCTGGGCGACGGCAACATTTCCAAATCCATTGCCATATACAAGAAGATAGCCGAGCTGCAGCCTCTGGAGTTGAGGAGCCGGCAGAAGCTGGTGGAGATATCACTGCAGGCCAATCAACCCGAAGCCATGGTGGACGCCTATCTGGGTCTGGCCGAGTGTCTTTACCGCCGGGAACTGAAGGAACAGGCGGCAGCGGTCTATCAGAAAGTGCTGGAGATAGACCCGGTCAATGAGACCGCCTTGGAAAGCCTTTCCCTTCTGCTTCCGGAGATGCCCGAAGGGGCAATGGACACGCCGAGCTTCCAAGCCCAGCCCGAACCCAAGGCCCCGCCCCAGCCAATCGCTCCACCGGCAGCACCGGCACCATCCATCAGTATTCAGCCTCCGTCGATCAGCATCAAACCTCCGTCAATAAACATTCAATCCCCGGTACCGGAGACAGCCCCGGCCGCATCTGCCAGTTTTGATTTTTCATCCATTCAGCCAGCCATATCCCCCCAGATGGAACCGGCTGCTCCCGAAACTCCCAGCTGGCAAATGCCGGTACAGGAACCGGGAACGGGTCTGTCCGATCAGGGCTTTATGCATTCCCAGCCGTCGGAGGAACAGGAAGAAGAGCACAGCCATTTGACCTCCGAGCCCCATGGCGGCCAGCCCGCCCAGGACGACAACGTCCATTGGGGACGGGAGATGGTGGAAGGAGGCCGTCAGTCGCGGGTCAAGTTCAGCGTAGCCGACGACGACCAGTCCCAAACGCCTCAGGCTCAGGAGGAATATCTTTCCCTTAACGATATCCTGGCCGAGTTCAAGGAAGGTGTTTACCAAAGCATCAAGCAGGAAGATTTTCAGGGACACTACGACCTGGGCATCGCCTACAAGGAAATGGGCCTGGTGCAGGAGGCCATCGCCGAATTCCAGATATCTTCCAAGGGAGACAAAGAAAGACTGAAATCCTTTGAAATGTTGGGCATTTGTTTCATGGAACGGGGGGAATACAAATTCGCCATCCGCCAGATGGAACGCGGTCTGGCCACCCCGGGTTTCGAGGAAGAGGCTTACATGGGTCTGCGCTACAACCTGGCCCAGTCCTACGAAAGCGTGGGCGAGATAGACAATGCCATCAAGGCTTACGAAGAAATATATTCGGCGGATGTTTCCTTTAAGGACGTAGCTCAAAAACTACAGCAGCTTAAACCGGCAGCGGCAGCCCCGGACCCGAAACCAGCTCCGGCCCAGCCGGTCAAAGCTCCTTTACCAGCGCCCCCGCCGCCCCGCCCGGCTGCCCAGCCGGTGCCCCAGCCAACCCAGGCGCCGCTACAGGCTCAGCCTGCTTCTCTGCCGCCCCGGCCCGCAGTTCCGCCCGCCATGCCCCGTCCGGCGCCGGCTGCTCCCCAGCCCCAGTTTCAACCGCCTTCCCCGCCCGCGCCCCTGCCGGCAGCCCCGCCCCGGCCCAGCATTGCCCAGCCCCAGCCTCAGATGCATGCCCCGACGGCAGCAGCACCGGCTCCACGGCCGGCGCCTCCCCAGCCTGCTGCTCCGGCCTATGCACCCCAGCCGCCCGCCCGGCCCCAGGAAGAAATGCCTTCGGCTGAGATGGATACCTCGCCCAAACCCAAGCCTATACCGTCCAAGCTAAAGAAGCCGGAGAAACAGAGAATCTCTTACGTTTAA
- a CDS encoding AAA family ATPase, with protein sequence MDYERFFKLSADPFSNVPDSRFYYDSPQHSNAIMRLAHVAERMRGLGVLIGEVGSGKTMLARRLLDILREDGRFETSLLILTHAEFSPIWFLRRIGSLLGVKELSEDKTQVSSAVARRLMEIHAEGRKPVILIDEANLLRGQAILEEVRGLLNLELSDVRLITFILFGMAEIEQNLLVDSSLNQRVAVKYYLDALDEAAIKEYVQHRLVIAGREEELFTETAYELIARYSQGHPRLINAICDNCLREGYLLEKDMLDASVVQTVVYNLGIDRGHEEQTPASETSVGSDYQF encoded by the coding sequence ATGGATTACGAACGTTTTTTCAAACTCAGCGCCGATCCTTTTTCCAACGTACCCGACAGCCGTTTTTATTATGACAGCCCCCAGCACAGCAACGCCATCATGCGGCTGGCTCACGTGGCTGAGCGGATGCGGGGTCTTGGCGTCCTGATCGGGGAAGTGGGCTCGGGCAAGACCATGCTGGCCCGCCGCCTGCTGGACATCCTGCGCGAGGATGGAAGGTTTGAAACTTCGCTCCTGATCCTGACCCACGCAGAATTCAGTCCCATCTGGTTCCTGCGCCGGATCGGATCGCTGCTGGGGGTCAAGGAACTTTCCGAAGACAAGACCCAGGTCTCTTCGGCGGTGGCCCGGCGGCTGATGGAGATTCACGCCGAAGGCCGCAAACCGGTGATCCTGATAGACGAGGCAAATCTGTTGCGTGGCCAGGCCATTTTGGAGGAAGTGCGGGGCCTTTTGAATCTGGAACTTTCGGACGTCCGATTGATCACCTTCATCCTGTTTGGCATGGCCGAGATAGAGCAGAATCTTTTGGTGGATTCTTCGCTTAACCAGAGGGTGGCGGTAAAGTATTACCTGGACGCTTTGGATGAGGCCGCCATCAAGGAATACGTCCAGCACCGGCTGGTGATAGCCGGACGGGAGGAGGAGCTCTTTACCGAGACCGCCTATGAGCTGATCGCCCGTTATTCTCAAGGGCATCCCCGGTTGATCAACGCCATCTGCGACAACTGCCTGAGAGAGGGATATCTTTTGGAAAAGGACATGCTGGACGCCTCGGTGGTCCAGACGGTGGTATACAACCTGGGGATCGACCGGGGACATGAGGAACAGACTCCGGCCAGCGAGACATCAGTAGGCAGTGATTACCAGTTTTAA
- a CDS encoding tetratricopeptide repeat protein, which produces MPDIKRLNEQAHLFYQKGEWEKARRAYEQLTMVDAENPEHVLTLANIYRETGEDRKALEQYEVAVRIGEKTGDLPRSIVAAKKILSIDKGRIELYNKAGELYANGQLKSGAVREWLRFADQLKIRSDFVAMSSVYKKITALLPENQGLKELGLKIEQMVSKMASDNSEDAPDPADIVPYHRLLDVAMKMGNAKKILETQLTYARVLQKRGFDRKAKSVYQKILERDPKNEEALSRVLSSGSSPAMDQVQLKEELFLFCKDFQDAVWSNISEAYEKYYDVGMLYREVGLRDDAIADFQLSIKGGDRQLKGFEMLAISFLEQGDYGLASEVLNQGISVKKFLDNEYVGLHYNLGLANEQLGDRQKALEEYEQVYILDINYKDVAQRMRNLLEKNSQIQPQTGPSQLQPELATAEETVTETIQPSSDLEETAVLAEEPAPAGEYIQPESETAADEAVLDVEYQELTAFQAQAEENVPPELQGMDEGIQNEDTFGDATVEVIMDQPAQPEAKTEPERTVKPVPVQKPDDDPYLGSNQQGLSFL; this is translated from the coding sequence ATGCCCGACATAAAACGACTTAACGAACAGGCCCATCTCTTTTACCAAAAAGGCGAGTGGGAAAAAGCCCGCCGGGCTTACGAGCAGTTGACCATGGTCGATGCCGAAAACCCGGAGCATGTGCTTACTTTGGCCAATATCTACCGGGAGACCGGCGAGGACCGCAAGGCCCTTGAACAGTATGAGGTGGCGGTGCGGATCGGCGAAAAAACAGGGGACCTGCCCCGTTCCATAGTGGCCGCCAAGAAGATTTTATCTATTGACAAGGGCCGGATAGAATTATATAATAAAGCTGGAGAGTTATACGCCAACGGCCAGCTAAAAAGCGGAGCCGTAAGGGAATGGCTTCGCTTTGCCGACCAGCTTAAGATCCGGAGCGATTTTGTGGCCATGTCTTCGGTATACAAGAAGATCACCGCTCTTTTGCCGGAGAATCAGGGACTTAAGGAACTGGGTCTGAAGATTGAGCAGATGGTGTCCAAGATGGCCTCGGATAATTCCGAGGACGCGCCGGATCCGGCGGATATCGTGCCTTATCATCGCTTGCTGGACGTGGCCATGAAGATGGGCAACGCCAAGAAGATACTGGAGACACAGCTGACCTATGCCCGGGTCCTGCAAAAAAGGGGTTTTGACCGCAAAGCCAAGTCGGTCTATCAGAAGATACTGGAACGGGATCCCAAGAACGAGGAGGCCCTTTCCAGGGTTTTGTCCTCCGGCAGCAGCCCGGCCATGGATCAGGTGCAGCTGAAGGAAGAGTTGTTCCTGTTTTGCAAGGATTTCCAGGACGCGGTCTGGTCCAACATCAGCGAAGCTTACGAAAAATATTACGACGTTGGCATGCTTTACCGCGAGGTAGGCTTGCGCGACGACGCTATTGCCGATTTTCAGCTGTCCATCAAGGGGGGGGACAGACAGCTGAAAGGATTCGAAATGCTGGCCATCTCTTTTCTGGAGCAGGGCGATTACGGTCTGGCCAGCGAGGTGCTGAACCAGGGCATCTCGGTAAAGAAGTTCCTTGATAACGAATACGTGGGACTGCATTACAATCTGGGCCTGGCCAACGAACAACTGGGCGACCGGCAAAAGGCCTTGGAGGAATACGAGCAGGTCTATATCCTGGACATCAACTACAAGGACGTGGCCCAAAGGATGCGGAACCTGCTGGAGAAAAATTCCCAGATCCAACCGCAGACCGGGCCATCCCAGCTGCAGCCCGAGCTTGCGACGGCGGAAGAAACAGTGACGGAAACAATTCAGCCGTCGTCCGATCTGGAAGAAACGGCTGTATTAGCGGAAGAGCCCGCACCTGCAGGTGAATATATTCAGCCCGAATCCGAAACTGCTGCCGATGAAGCAGTGCTGGATGTTGAATATCAGGAATTAACCGCCTTCCAGGCTCAGGCCGAGGAAAATGTACCGCCGGAATTGCAGGGAATGGACGAGGGAATTCAGAATGAAGACACTTTCGGTGATGCCACAGTAGAAGTAATAATGGATCAGCCTGCCCAGCCTGAGGCCAAGACGGAACCTGAAAGAACAGTCAAGCCTGTTCCGGTCCAAAAGCCCGATGATGACCCGTATCTGGGATCCAACCAACAGGGACTTTCATTTTTGTAA
- the ftcD gene encoding glutamate formimidoyltransferase — protein sequence MTKLVECVPNFSEGRDRKIIDAISDAVRGVADVKLLDVDPGADTNRTVYTLVGTPEGVKEAAFQAAKKAHELIDMSKHSGAHPRMGAMDVCPFVPVSGVSMDECVQIAKDLGKRLGEELDIPVYLYEFAAASPERQSLADIRTGEYEALEEKLKDPKWKPDFGPAKFKHKWGASVVGAREFLIAYNVNVNTKDKKLANEIALNIREGGRAKKDAAGKIVKDAQGNSVKVPGRLKAVRAIGWYIEQYRQAQVSINLINYNTTPLHVVFETAREEAEKLGLIVTGSELVGLVPLKPMLDAGKFYLKKQGKSAGVPEKELVETAVRSLGLDQLSEFDPAKKIVEYNFLKPAPLMSMTAKDFVDEVSSESPAPGGGSVAALAGSLCAALSAMVANLTVGKPGYEKVWKEMSELAEQGQEIKDKLSKAVDEDTNAFNDLMEAMRLPKATPEQKVFRDQAMEEGYKKAAAVPLETAKTCLKAMELSLTAAQKGNANSASDAGVAALMARAGVEGAGLNVLINLGSIRDQGFVTAHKNEVTGLNARSAELCQQVLSALAGNIK from the coding sequence ATGACCAAGCTAGTTGAATGCGTACCAAATTTTTCCGAGGGCCGCGACCGCAAGATCATCGATGCCATTTCCGACGCCGTCCGCGGTGTGGCTGATGTCAAGCTTTTGGACGTAGATCCCGGGGCCGACACCAACCGCACCGTCTATACCCTGGTGGGCACTCCGGAAGGCGTCAAGGAAGCTGCTTTCCAGGCCGCCAAGAAGGCCCACGAGCTGATAGACATGTCCAAACACAGCGGAGCGCATCCCCGGATGGGGGCCATGGACGTCTGTCCCTTTGTGCCGGTATCCGGTGTAAGCATGGACGAGTGCGTCCAGATCGCCAAAGACCTGGGCAAGCGCCTAGGTGAGGAACTGGACATCCCGGTCTACCTCTACGAATTCGCCGCCGCCTCGCCCGAGCGTCAGAGCCTGGCCGACATCCGCACCGGAGAGTACGAGGCATTGGAGGAGAAGCTGAAGGACCCCAAATGGAAACCGGACTTCGGACCGGCCAAGTTCAAGCACAAGTGGGGAGCCAGCGTGGTGGGGGCCCGGGAATTTTTGATCGCCTACAACGTCAATGTCAACACCAAGGACAAGAAGCTGGCCAACGAGATCGCCCTGAACATCCGGGAAGGCGGACGGGCCAAGAAGGACGCTGCCGGCAAGATCGTCAAGGATGCCCAGGGCAATTCGGTCAAGGTCCCCGGCCGTCTGAAGGCGGTGCGGGCCATCGGCTGGTACATCGAGCAGTACCGCCAGGCCCAGGTGTCCATCAACCTGATAAATTACAACACCACGCCGCTGCATGTGGTCTTCGAAACCGCCCGGGAAGAGGCGGAAAAGCTGGGCCTGATCGTCACCGGCTCGGAGCTGGTGGGCCTGGTGCCGTTGAAACCGATGCTGGACGCGGGAAAATTCTACTTGAAAAAACAGGGCAAGTCGGCCGGGGTGCCGGAGAAGGAACTGGTGGAGACCGCCGTCCGCTCCCTGGGCCTGGACCAGCTTTCGGAATTCGACCCGGCCAAGAAGATCGTGGAATACAATTTCCTTAAACCGGCCCCGCTGATGTCCATGACGGCCAAAGATTTCGTGGACGAGGTATCATCGGAATCACCGGCCCCGGGCGGCGGCTCGGTGGCGGCCCTGGCCGGCAGCCTGTGCGCGGCCCTTTCGGCCATGGTGGCCAACCTGACTGTCGGCAAACCCGGTTACGAGAAGGTCTGGAAAGAGATGTCCGAACTGGCCGAACAGGGGCAGGAGATCAAGGACAAACTGTCAAAAGCGGTGGACGAGGATACCAACGCCTTTAACGACCTGATGGAGGCCATGCGCCTGCCCAAGGCCACTCCGGAACAGAAGGTTTTCCGGGACCAGGCCATGGAGGAAGGCTACAAAAAGGCGGCGGCGGTCCCGCTGGAGACCGCCAAAACATGTTTAAAGGCGATGGAACTTTCCCTTACTGCGGCCCAAAAAGGCAACGCCAATTCGGCCTCCGACGCCGGAGTGGCGGCCCTGATGGCCCGGGCTGGGGTGGAGGGTGCCGGACTGAACGTGCTGATAAACCTGGGTTCCATCAGGGACCAGGGGTTCGTAACAGCCCACAAAAACGAGGTGACCGGGCTTAACGCCAGGTCAGCCGAATTGTGCCAGCAGGTTCTGTCGGCCCTAGCCGGCAACATTAAATAA
- a CDS encoding four helix bundle protein produces the protein MANKIVDFTDLIIYQLAVDLADWIYELTARFPEDEKYNLTSQIRRSSTSVYSNIAEGFGRYHYKENKQFCRIARGSLYEIKSHVLFSHKRGYISQQVLDEYQKRHTTLAIKLNNYINATGISARKMSSNVNIEKQESK, from the coding sequence ATTTGATAATCTACCAATTGGCAGTTGACTTGGCTGATTGGATATATGAACTTACTGCCAGGTTTCCGGAAGACGAGAAGTATAATCTCACTTCACAGATACGAAGGTCTTCAACTTCGGTCTACAGCAACATTGCCGAGGGCTTTGGAAGATACCATTACAAGGAGAACAAGCAGTTTTGCCGGATAGCCAGAGGATCTTTGTACGAGATAAAATCCCATGTGTTGTTCAGCCATAAACGCGGGTACATATCTCAGCAAGTACTTGATGAATACCAGAAGAGACATACAACTCTGGCCATAAAACTGAACAATTACATCAATGCCACCGGCATTAGTGCCCGTAAAATGTCAAGTAATGTCAATATAGAAAAGCAGGAGTCAAAATGA